The following coding sequences are from one Dama dama isolate Ldn47 chromosome 8, ASM3311817v1, whole genome shotgun sequence window:
- the LOC133060517 gene encoding caspase-10-like, translating into MASPSQRFNSTLDDNRQVNFRKKLLIINLALGDGDVEGLKFLCQDYITPRELEKCSRALDIFEYLLQRELLSAEDPFFLAELLYTIQQEVLLQHIGYTKEQVQSWLHARRRVSHFRNLLYELSEGITSEDLKSMIFLLRGSVPNVQMTSRSFLTYLEKKAKIGEDNVTLLENLCQHIVPKLMEKLDKYKREEVSDDNNSAARREHIWEHWTGSQITTTAPSRSPCALLPESRLFAQ; encoded by the exons ATGGCATCACCAAGCCAGCGTTTCAATTCCACTTTAGATGACAACCGGCAAGTGAACTTTCGAAAGAAGCTTCTGATTATTAACTTGGCCCTGGGGGATGGAGACGTGGAGGGCTTGAAGTTTCTCTGCCAAGACTACATCACCCCCAGAGAACTGGAAAAGTGCAGCAGAGCCTTGGATATTTTCGAGTACCTGCTGCAGCGGGAGCTGCTGAGTGCGGAAGACCCCTTCTTCCTAGCGGAGCTCCTCTACACCATTCAGCAGGAGGTCCTGCTGCAGCACATTGGCTACACCAAGGAGCAGGTGCAGAGCTGGCTGCACGCCCGCCGCAGGGTCTCCCACTTCAG AAACCTGCTCTACGAACTGTCAGAAGGCATCACCTCAGAGGACCTAAAGAGCATGATCTTCCTTCTGAGGGGGTCAGTTCCAAATGTCCAGATG ACCTCTAGAAGTTTCTTgacatatctggagaaaaaagCTAAAATAGGTGAAGACAATGTGACATTACTGGAGAATCTCTGCCAACATATTGTGCCAAAGCTTATGGAAAAGTTAGATAAATACAAAAGAGAG GAAGTTTCTGATGACAATAATTCAGCGGCTAGACGAGAACACATATGGGAGCACTGGACAGGCTCTCAGATCACAACAACCGCCCCTTCCAGGTCTCCCTGCGCCTTGTTGCCAGAATCTCGGCTGTTTGCCCAGTGA